In Bacillus sp. KH172YL63, one genomic interval encodes:
- a CDS encoding bifunctional transcriptional activator/DNA repair enzyme AdaA yields the protein MISKGHQKEYYQALVDKKTEYEGVFYVGVKTTGVFCRPTCPARKPKFENCEFFESAKDALLASFRPCKRCKPLSHPNSVTDVVKRLVEAVEANPEKRWRDADFQALSIDASTARRQFKKRFGMTFVEYARSRRMGVAMKQIRSGGLVLDAQLSSGYESGSGFRDAFSKIMGAPPGLSQSYQVLKAAWIDTKLGPMIAISDEKTLFLLEFVDRRGLELEVVRLREKTKSAIIPGMTEPLHMIEKELNAYFNGESAVFQTPISTIGSPFQTSVWEELQKIPSGETRSYTDIAEKIGNPAAVRAVARANGSNQLAIIVPCHRVIRSNGDLAGYAGGLARKKWLIDHERKMKPGSLT from the coding sequence ATGATATCAAAAGGGCATCAAAAGGAATATTATCAAGCGCTCGTTGACAAGAAGACAGAGTATGAAGGAGTATTTTATGTAGGGGTCAAGACGACAGGTGTATTTTGCAGGCCCACTTGTCCGGCCAGGAAACCAAAATTTGAGAACTGCGAATTTTTCGAGTCTGCAAAAGATGCATTGCTTGCATCATTTCGCCCCTGTAAAAGGTGTAAGCCTTTATCCCATCCGAACAGCGTCACAGACGTTGTAAAAAGACTGGTGGAAGCGGTAGAGGCAAATCCTGAAAAGCGGTGGAGAGATGCGGATTTTCAAGCACTGTCGATTGATGCGTCTACAGCCCGCCGGCAGTTCAAGAAAAGATTCGGGATGACGTTCGTTGAATATGCACGGTCAAGAAGGATGGGGGTCGCCATGAAACAGATCAGGTCCGGCGGTTTAGTGCTTGATGCCCAGCTTTCGAGCGGATATGAGTCAGGGAGCGGCTTCAGGGACGCATTTTCTAAAATCATGGGTGCTCCCCCGGGACTGTCCCAAAGTTATCAAGTACTGAAAGCTGCGTGGATCGATACGAAATTGGGTCCGATGATCGCTATCTCAGATGAGAAGACCCTTTTCCTGTTGGAGTTTGTAGACAGACGTGGCCTGGAGCTTGAGGTGGTCAGGTTAAGAGAGAAAACGAAATCAGCCATCATACCGGGGATGACGGAACCGCTGCATATGATTGAAAAGGAACTGAACGCCTATTTCAACGGAGAGTCTGCGGTGTTTCAAACCCCGATTTCTACCATTGGTTCCCCTTTTCAAACATCTGTGTGGGAAGAACTTCAGAAAATCCCGTCCGGGGAAACCCGCTCCTACACCGACATCGCTGAAAAAATCGGCAATCCGGCAGCAGTCAGGGCCGTCGCCAGGGCGAACGGCTCAAACCAGCTCGCCATCATCGTCCCTTGTCACCGGGTGATCAGGTCAAATGGTGATTTAGCAGGCTACGCCGGGGGATTGGCCAGGAAAAAGTGGCTGATTGATCACGAAAGAAAAATGAAGCCCGGTAGTCTAACATAA
- a CDS encoding ASCH domain-containing protein, which yields MWKDFLTKQQLSLETPYESWHFCIEKQDADELASLVQKGKKTATSSLHILYDAENEPLPEVGEYHIITDYDGDPKAIIQTEKVTIVPFRDVGEDFARKEGEGDLSLSYWRKIHIDFFMKELTAINRSFTEDMLVVCEEFKVVHT from the coding sequence ATGTGGAAAGATTTCCTGACCAAACAGCAGCTGTCCCTTGAGACGCCGTATGAATCCTGGCATTTCTGCATTGAAAAGCAGGATGCGGATGAACTAGCGTCCCTTGTGCAAAAAGGGAAAAAAACTGCAACCTCCTCATTACACATCTTGTATGATGCAGAAAATGAACCGCTCCCTGAGGTTGGTGAATATCACATCATCACCGACTATGACGGTGATCCAAAAGCTATCATCCAGACTGAAAAAGTAACCATCGTACCTTTTAGGGATGTGGGAGAGGATTTTGCCCGGAAAGAAGGAGAGGGCGACCTGTCGCTGTCGTATTGGAGGAAAATTCATATAGACTTTTTTATGAAGGAATTAACAGCGATCAACAGGTCCTTCACAGAAGATATGTTGGTTGTATGTGAAGAATTTAAAGTCGTGCACACTTGA
- a CDS encoding MBL fold metallo-hydrolase, with amino-acid sequence MIQPFKLNVQTLGQKMPVYIFQVDDVLVDTGPFSMKKEVRTIFKELDVKQVIHTHHHEDHTGNSAWIERFYGIPQWIHPSGVEKCVQRTRLPFYRAMFWHNRPAFKPQSLQGTVFETKHHSFRIVHTPGHADDHIVLIDEERGICFSGDLYLFHSPTSNFSFESVPELIRSINKTLSYSFEEVYCSHQGYLKHGRRLLEKKRDYLQELQDAVTAAYTEGKSAKEIRKHLLPKNKLFQYISLFENSPSHTVKSILKELS; translated from the coding sequence GTGATACAACCATTTAAATTAAACGTCCAAACCCTTGGACAGAAAATGCCGGTCTATATCTTTCAAGTCGACGATGTTCTTGTGGATACAGGACCGTTCAGTATGAAAAAGGAAGTACGAACAATCTTCAAAGAGCTTGATGTGAAACAAGTCATCCATACACACCATCATGAGGACCATACAGGCAACAGCGCCTGGATAGAACGTTTCTACGGTATTCCCCAGTGGATTCATCCGTCAGGGGTGGAAAAATGCGTACAAAGAACAAGACTCCCGTTTTACCGGGCGATGTTCTGGCATAACCGCCCTGCTTTCAAGCCACAATCCCTTCAAGGTACCGTTTTCGAAACCAAGCATCACTCGTTTCGTATTGTTCATACACCTGGACATGCAGACGACCACATCGTTTTGATTGATGAAGAAAGAGGGATTTGCTTCTCAGGGGACCTGTACCTGTTTCATTCCCCTACCTCAAATTTCTCCTTTGAATCTGTACCGGAACTCATACGGTCCATCAACAAAACGCTGTCGTATTCTTTTGAAGAAGTATATTGTTCCCATCAGGGATATTTAAAACATGGGCGAAGGCTTCTGGAGAAGAAACGGGACTACCTTCAAGAGCTTCAGGATGCCGTCACCGCCGCTTACACAGAGGGGAAATCGGCCAAAGAAATCCGAAAACATCTGCTGCCCAAAAATAAACTTTTTCAATATATCTCACTGTTCGAAAACTCGCCGTCCCATACGGTCAAGTCTATTTTGAAGGAACTATCTTAA
- a CDS encoding TIGR04104 family putative zinc finger protein, translating to MQSCDRCHHSFQWKEILFSIWGSYKPIECKQCGKKHTISFTSKFFVSFLIIVPAVLFGLVLAPEKGLSKPVTFAIIVSMAFLISLALPFFVKYENKSG from the coding sequence GTGCAGTCATGTGATCGTTGCCATCATTCATTTCAATGGAAAGAAATATTATTCTCGATTTGGGGATCGTATAAACCGATAGAGTGTAAACAGTGTGGGAAAAAGCATACAATCAGTTTCACATCGAAATTTTTCGTTTCGTTCCTTATCATTGTACCGGCCGTTCTATTTGGATTAGTGTTGGCCCCGGAGAAAGGCCTCTCAAAACCTGTGACATTTGCCATCATTGTTTCTATGGCATTTCTCATTTCACTGGCTTTACCATTCTTTGTGAAGTATGAGAATAAGAGCGGCTGA
- a CDS encoding glycerophosphodiester phosphodiesterase: MNKHIKKLCLSAAIIGLGASVAQPALAQSHFSHKKANILNISHRGASAYAPEHTLPSYQLGEDMGGDYIEIDLQMTKDGELVAMHDETLDRTTDGTGLAKDHTLKEIKSLDAGSWFNEAYPEKADPAYKDLKVQTLEEIIEHFGKNKHYYIETKSPDVYPGMEEKLLKILEEYKLTGQNKTTKRVIIQSFSEASLQKIHDLNGHIPLVQLIDYKTEASITDEELDHYETYAVGLGMSYKKIDEEYVKKVREHGLLIHPYTVLEKEDMKRLLDWGVTGMFTNYPDRLDEVLDQYKKGH, encoded by the coding sequence ATGAATAAGCACATCAAAAAGCTTTGTCTGTCAGCAGCCATCATCGGTCTCGGTGCTTCAGTTGCCCAGCCCGCATTGGCACAATCCCATTTTTCGCACAAGAAGGCCAACATCCTGAATATTTCACACCGGGGGGCTTCTGCTTACGCTCCGGAACATACACTCCCTTCTTATCAGCTTGGTGAAGACATGGGTGGAGACTACATAGAAATTGACCTTCAAATGACTAAAGACGGCGAGTTGGTGGCCATGCATGACGAGACCTTGGACAGGACGACGGATGGAACAGGACTGGCAAAGGACCATACATTGAAAGAAATAAAGAGTTTGGATGCAGGTTCATGGTTTAATGAAGCATATCCGGAAAAAGCGGATCCTGCCTATAAGGATTTAAAGGTTCAGACGCTTGAAGAAATCATAGAGCATTTTGGAAAAAACAAACACTACTATATCGAAACCAAATCACCTGACGTCTATCCAGGAATGGAAGAGAAGTTACTGAAGATTTTGGAGGAATATAAACTGACGGGACAGAATAAAACAACCAAAAGGGTGATCATTCAATCTTTCAGTGAAGCAAGCCTGCAAAAGATACATGATTTAAACGGGCATATTCCCCTTGTCCAGCTTATCGATTACAAAACCGAAGCTTCCATTACAGATGAAGAACTGGACCATTATGAAACCTATGCTGTGGGCCTTGGCATGAGCTATAAGAAAATTGATGAGGAATATGTGAAAAAAGTGCGGGAACACGGATTGCTGATCCATCCCTATACGGTGCTTGAGAAAGAAGACATGAAAAGATTGTTGGATTGGGGCGTGACAGGGATGTTCACGAATTACCCAGATCGGTTGGACGAAGTGCTTGACCAGTATAAGAAGGGACATTGA
- a CDS encoding DUF3231 family protein → MEKKDIRLTTAEISAMWTTYIKSSALNCFFAHFLTFLKDEEIKKLTQESLDANIEVMKKIENLFHSEGFPVPHGFTEKDVDLSAPPLYSDLFALSFVYRGGQVTSDHYTTLVGMVARTDIYDLFENALKINLAIYKKSLGLMLEKGIYDRPPKMNYPDSIQYTSHQPSLFENWFGDRRPLNALEQSELFFVIERNCIGIILLKGFIQTSRDKEVKEYLKKGKKLSEKQITTFNEVLVKDDSFPTYPVSMEVTDSVIPPFSEKLMLFFISSSNSVGLSTLCHAITMSTRKDLAVHYSLFVTEIMRYGASGLKLLVERGWLEQPPQQRDKDKLYE, encoded by the coding sequence ATGGAGAAAAAAGACATACGATTGACGACGGCAGAAATCTCCGCCATGTGGACAACTTATATTAAGAGCTCGGCATTGAATTGCTTTTTTGCTCATTTCCTTACATTTCTAAAAGATGAAGAAATTAAGAAGCTTACGCAAGAAAGTCTGGACGCAAACATAGAAGTCATGAAGAAGATTGAGAACCTGTTCCATTCTGAAGGTTTTCCGGTTCCACATGGATTTACAGAGAAAGATGTGGATTTGTCTGCACCACCCTTATACTCTGATTTGTTCGCACTGAGCTTTGTATACCGGGGGGGACAGGTGACGAGCGATCATTACACCACATTGGTTGGAATGGTTGCACGGACCGATATTTATGATCTCTTTGAGAACGCATTGAAAATCAACTTGGCTATTTATAAGAAATCCTTGGGGTTGATGCTCGAGAAAGGCATTTATGATCGCCCGCCTAAAATGAATTATCCCGATTCCATTCAATATACTTCCCACCAGCCTTCTCTGTTTGAGAACTGGTTTGGGGACAGAAGGCCATTGAATGCACTGGAACAGAGCGAGTTATTTTTCGTGATCGAACGAAACTGCATAGGCATCATCCTGCTGAAGGGATTCATCCAGACTTCGAGAGACAAGGAAGTGAAAGAATATCTGAAAAAAGGGAAGAAGCTGAGTGAAAAGCAGATCACCACCTTCAACGAGGTGCTGGTGAAAGATGATTCTTTTCCCACTTATCCTGTTTCCATGGAAGTGACTGATTCGGTGATCCCGCCATTTTCAGAGAAGCTGATGCTGTTTTTCATCTCTTCCTCAAATTCTGTGGGTCTATCGACTTTATGCCATGCCATCACGATGTCTACCAGGAAGGACTTAGCCGTGCACTATTCCCTGTTTGTGACAGAAATCATGAGATATGGTGCATCAGGCCTTAAATTATTGGTTGAGCGGGGGTGGCTGGAACAACCCCCGCAGCAAAGGGATAAAGACAAACTGTATGAATGA
- a CDS encoding GNAT family N-acetyltransferase encodes MTITYEYYQNEEDIKRQYDFWKEVTRNLPYAWKPTKSPLMFREQAEFDPRTRCFAYEDGKLVGYMSFTGRGDFVSLGYPWVLPGYEIIQDELFHHVHDFAVSNEYGGRFLAQRFRHQWEEHILYFEQKGFEIRNESDIIGCTLTEENIPEETSLEWRRSTGLPVEEWKGIVRGNEEASEAQISMMEEYYESVDWDGSLIFSCEGNTVGVMAFTIRDDTAYSEVLAFGILQEFEGLKRNMIQRLMKEVALSGGRVIAFHASDIPDEDMKNELGLQLLTKDVMLVKEV; translated from the coding sequence GTGACGATCACATACGAATATTATCAAAATGAAGAAGATATAAAGCGCCAATATGATTTTTGGAAGGAAGTTACACGGAATCTTCCTTATGCGTGGAAACCGACGAAGTCTCCGTTAATGTTCAGGGAACAGGCAGAGTTTGATCCGAGAACAAGGTGTTTCGCATACGAGGATGGGAAGCTGGTCGGCTATATGAGTTTCACCGGCAGAGGGGATTTCGTTTCTTTAGGATATCCGTGGGTCTTACCCGGATATGAAATCATTCAGGATGAATTGTTTCATCACGTTCATGATTTTGCAGTAAGCAATGAATATGGGGGAAGATTCCTTGCTCAACGTTTTAGGCACCAATGGGAGGAACACATCCTCTATTTTGAACAAAAGGGGTTCGAAATCAGAAATGAATCTGATATCATCGGCTGCACTTTGACTGAAGAAAATATTCCGGAAGAAACGTCACTTGAATGGCGACGTTCCACAGGTTTGCCGGTGGAGGAATGGAAAGGGATCGTAAGAGGAAATGAAGAAGCGTCAGAAGCCCAGATCAGTATGATGGAAGAATACTATGAATCGGTTGATTGGGACGGATCCCTGATTTTCTCCTGTGAAGGAAATACCGTTGGGGTAATGGCATTTACGATACGGGATGATACAGCGTACAGTGAAGTATTGGCTTTTGGTATTTTACAAGAGTTCGAGGGTTTAAAGAGAAATATGATCCAAAGGCTGATGAAGGAAGTCGCTTTATCAGGTGGCAGAGTGATAGCCTTTCACGCATCAGATATTCCGGATGAGGATATGAAGAATGAGCTGGGACTTCAACTACTGACAAAAGATGTCATGCTGGTAAAGGAAGTGTGA
- a CDS encoding alpha/beta fold hydrolase, translated as MLEYNVQQGVGKEYVVFLHGIGGNSKIFCKQLETFKEFYNIVTIHLPGHGRSPGIESYQEPFTIDLIVREVVAVLDEIGMEKAHFVGISLGSVVIHELMQKVPHRVKSAVMGGCITRFTLFSNTLLKIGHAVKNIVPFMWLYKLFAYVMMPKSNHRISRKLFIREAKKMRRKDFLGWYRLTPYVKSTYADVQERAAHVPKLYISGKEDHLFVRSLTEDTKGDSAATRVFLDGCGHVCNVEKPVEFNKLALEFLYKHQDVSLRQVQ; from the coding sequence ATGCTAGAATACAATGTTCAACAGGGAGTCGGCAAAGAATATGTAGTGTTCCTCCATGGAATCGGAGGGAACTCGAAGATTTTCTGCAAACAACTGGAAACGTTCAAAGAGTTCTATAATATTGTGACAATCCACTTACCGGGCCACGGCAGGTCTCCGGGGATCGAATCCTATCAGGAGCCGTTCACGATCGATTTGATTGTACGTGAAGTGGTCGCCGTTCTTGATGAGATCGGGATGGAAAAGGCTCACTTTGTCGGGATATCGCTGGGATCGGTGGTCATTCATGAATTGATGCAGAAAGTTCCCCACCGTGTAAAATCGGCTGTCATGGGAGGCTGCATCACCCGGTTCACGTTATTTTCAAACACACTTCTGAAAATCGGTCACGCAGTAAAGAATATTGTACCGTTCATGTGGTTATATAAATTATTCGCATATGTCATGATGCCGAAGAGTAATCATAGAATCTCAAGGAAGCTGTTCATCCGGGAAGCCAAAAAGATGAGGCGGAAAGATTTCCTCGGATGGTATCGACTCACTCCGTATGTGAAATCAACATACGCAGACGTTCAGGAACGGGCTGCACATGTTCCTAAGCTTTATATTTCCGGGAAAGAGGATCATCTGTTTGTCCGTTCACTCACCGAGGATACAAAGGGAGACAGCGCGGCAACGAGAGTGTTTCTTGATGGCTGCGGACATGTATGCAATGTGGAGAAGCCTGTTGAATTCAACAAGCTGGCACTTGAGTTTTTATACAAGCATCAGGATGTATCACTGCGACAGGTTCAGTAG
- a CDS encoding YwaF family protein, producing the protein MLGGLFGFEVEGYAFKLFSVSHVAALIISAGLMVGLYVYRSSIKGSRKSGVKWTLITLLFMSEAFFHMWYFVNGRWDVTINLPLQLCSISLYLCMIMLYTKSYRIFEVAFLVSMSGALIAIITPELFFGLPHLRYFHFFIAHGGIVLSCLYMVWVERYRLTFSSVFRAFAVLNGIALLVYAVNRYVDANYMFLLHKPHHTSLIDFLGPYPWYLLSLEAVSLMLFFLLYMPFHYVQKRG; encoded by the coding sequence TTGCTTGGAGGGTTATTCGGTTTTGAAGTTGAGGGGTATGCTTTTAAGTTATTTTCGGTGTCGCACGTTGCTGCATTGATCATCTCTGCTGGCTTGATGGTCGGTTTATATGTATACAGGTCGAGTATAAAGGGGAGTAGGAAAAGTGGAGTGAAATGGACGCTGATTACGCTTCTCTTTATGAGTGAAGCGTTCTTTCACATGTGGTACTTCGTCAACGGCCGATGGGATGTAACCATCAACTTGCCACTGCAGCTATGCTCAATCTCATTGTATCTTTGTATGATCATGCTTTATACAAAAAGCTACCGAATCTTTGAAGTGGCATTTTTGGTCAGTATGTCAGGGGCGTTGATCGCGATTATCACACCTGAATTATTTTTTGGGCTCCCTCATTTACGTTATTTTCATTTTTTCATCGCTCATGGCGGGATCGTTCTGTCGTGTCTGTATATGGTATGGGTAGAACGGTATAGATTGACATTCTCTTCCGTCTTCAGGGCATTTGCTGTGCTGAATGGAATCGCACTGCTTGTATATGCGGTGAACAGGTACGTTGATGCGAATTACATGTTCCTCCTTCACAAACCCCATCACACAAGTCTGATTGATTTCCTCGGACCTTATCCATGGTATCTTCTGTCTCTCGAAGCAGTCAGCCTGATGCTGTTTTTCCTTCTGTATATGCCGTTCCATTACGTACAGAAGAGGGGATAA
- a CDS encoding glycerol-3-phosphate acyltransferase encodes MILTVLILYSYILGSVTGAYFVVRMLTGEDVRKLGSGNVGATNAGRIAGKKGFLLTLLIDALKVYFALSLTAHLANGEMYVVLSAIFVMIGHGFPVVLGFHGGKGVVVYLTTALIFCPWSIVIFSLVMGSLYLIIRRYKFSGFVSMASIPLTAYMMDGSLIMFSGLAALFFIMLLLHKRSILQPLSP; translated from the coding sequence TTGATATTGACGGTACTCATTTTATATTCCTATATTCTGGGCAGCGTGACGGGAGCTTATTTTGTTGTTAGGATGCTCACTGGAGAAGATGTCCGGAAGCTCGGCAGCGGCAATGTCGGGGCGACAAATGCCGGCAGGATCGCAGGTAAGAAAGGTTTTTTGCTTACTCTATTGATTGATGCCCTTAAAGTGTACTTCGCTTTGTCATTGACTGCCCATTTGGCAAATGGGGAAATGTATGTCGTGTTAAGCGCCATATTCGTTATGATCGGACATGGATTTCCGGTGGTACTCGGATTTCACGGCGGTAAGGGGGTCGTGGTATATTTGACAACTGCCTTGATTTTTTGCCCATGGAGCATCGTCATCTTTTCCCTTGTCATGGGGAGCCTCTATTTAATCATAAGGAGGTATAAGTTCTCAGGATTTGTTTCCATGGCTTCTATCCCTTTGACAGCTTATATGATGGATGGGTCACTTATCATGTTCTCAGGATTAGCGGCTCTATTCTTCATCATGCTGCTTTTGCATAAACGTTCCATACTTCAACCGCTGAGTCCATAG